A region of Enoplosus armatus isolate fEnoArm2 chromosome 14, fEnoArm2.hap1, whole genome shotgun sequence DNA encodes the following proteins:
- the cavin4a gene encoding caveolae-associated protein 4a, protein MDQHKYRTAGVQEKLEIIGVEDEAGNPISALTILSLLERVAGIIDNVQSCQQRMEERQLELENNIKTIQGDVLKLAKDHTDTSGTVEKLLQKTRKVSANVKEVRTRVEKQNLRVKKVETTQDELLTRNKFRVVIYQGETEIPSVAVTKSPKGTGLDGLEIEPDSYDIPVDLSSDEEYLSVEEADPSRAARIKKSVAKSTETLKAAFSKENMSKTRGNLGTKFHNLGEKVMPPERRDKMHQAGERLKQSGERLKENIAKKAPNKETFRIKLKKERAVAEGQEGAEADPELHIQAQIAEPAVLPGVTYTEVAMETKREGPVEEAGATRIGEEDYRK, encoded by the exons ATGGATCAGCACAAGTATCGCACGGCGGGCGTCCAGGAAAAGCTGGAGATCATCGGGGTGGAGGATGAGGCCGGGAACCCCATCAGTGCCCTGACCATCCTGTCTCTGCTGGAGCGCGTGGCCGGCATCATCGACAACGTCCAGTCCTGCCAGCAGCGCATGGAGGAGCgtcagctggagctggagaacaACATCAAGACCATCCAGGGCGACGTCCTGAAACTGGCCAAGGACCACACCGACACCAGCGGCACGGTGGAGAAGCTCCTGCAGAAGACCCGCAAGGTCAGCGCCAACGTCAAGGAGGTCCGGACGCGCGTCGAGAAGCAAAACCTTCGCGTAAAGAAGGTTGAAACCACGCAGGATGAGCTGCTCACCCGCAACAAGTTCCGCGTCGTCATCTATCAG GGTGAGACGGAGATCCCTTCAGTGGCCGTCACTAAGTCTCCTAAAGGAACCGGCCTGGACGGGCTGGAGATCGAGCCCGACTCCTACGACATCCCCGTCGACCTCTCCTCCGACGAGGAGTACCTGAGCGTGGAGGAGGCCGACCCCTCACGAGCCGCCCGCATCAAGAAATCAGTCGCGAAGAGCACCGAGACCCTGAAGGCCGCCTTCTCCAAGGAGAACATGAGCAAAACTAGAGGCAACCTGGGAACCAAGTTCCACAACCTGGGCGAGAAGGTCATGCCGCCCGAGCGGAGGGACAAGATGCACCAAGCCGGCGAGCGGCTGAAGCAGTCCGGCGAGCGGCTGAAGGAGAACATCGCCAAGAAAGCTCCCAACAAAGAGACCTTCCGCATCAagctgaagaaggagagagCCGTCGCCGAGGGCCAGGAGGGCGCCGAGGCCGACCCCGAGCTCCACATCCAGGCCCAGATCGCGGAGCCGGCGGTGCTCCCGGGGGTCACCTACACTGAGGTCGCCATGGAAACCAAGAGGGAGGGGCCCGTTGAGGAGGCCGGCGCCACCCGGATAGGAGAAGAGGATTACAGGAAGTAG